In Spiroplasma sp. SV19, one DNA window encodes the following:
- a CDS encoding M60 family metallopeptidase, with product MKKLLSILGAAGLTITSTNGVLAYKIYAKPNINRSQLLKENYQFLNSIAIADRENRNLTHSEFKPTGYYLQSKNTYTVIFNRNLTDDELGNIKLSIGQWGQYKNINQNKNNVFSHFVIPTKSNFITFYLNTAGVLYLADNNQTDLQVTSVRAEKPNAVIKMPTFKINQSNQTDFINDVLNTNSPFVEFVSNHFIGTMQTEMIIKKVLPHLKQHFNAILAGWDKTWKYTNEILGLNENNDGINKKYPQYIHIANEDDSDGYANASNDRIMFQNSTSAGENLFLDKISDQWAFWHETGHTYQSSQYNWGDDLGEVTNNISALYVQEHFNIPLRIFNYVKEIKLFFQTPSEKRDFSIIKQEPLWVRLAMFWQLHMAFGANFFPQLNQTYRAMLNTEKSEFNNKQFKIQQFIIHTSEITGYNLIPFFEQWGLRPTTETKNIINQYQRLTKPIWNNIIDESTKERPIVQKIVPIKKVTSTKEFTAKNITINFGDEFKTMSAIKKIFTLPNLTSKEKITVSANYNLALSTLTKNLSHLSVPVEVQVAEKNKIPNIQIYLFNLSKLNNTIRFQGISDDYKGAMGLNAQDKLIRFYGNTDEIHYYFRNEMYYTIKIKNSTGKLIKNMIITGNQNFSEIIKKYNLTDGIKYDENYQISIIPAEGNRVQIFNKNEYQPLNGPKTYIIKNNNFVEIK from the coding sequence CTTGCATACAAAATTTATGCAAAACCCAATATTAATAGAAGTCAATTGTTAAAAGAAAACTATCAATTTTTAAATAGTATAGCCATTGCTGACCGCGAAAATCGAAATCTTACACATTCGGAATTTAAACCAACAGGTTATTATTTACAATCAAAAAATACTTATACAGTTATATTCAATCGTAATTTAACTGACGATGAATTAGGAAATATCAAACTATCAATTGGTCAATGAGGACAATATAAAAATATTAACCAAAATAAAAATAATGTTTTTAGTCATTTTGTAATTCCAACAAAAAGCAACTTTATTACTTTTTATTTAAATACTGCTGGGGTGCTTTATCTTGCTGATAATAATCAAACTGATTTACAAGTAACTAGCGTAAGAGCAGAAAAACCTAATGCTGTCATTAAAATGCCAACTTTCAAAATCAATCAATCGAATCAAACTGATTTTATTAATGATGTTTTAAATACAAATTCGCCTTTTGTTGAATTTGTTTCCAATCATTTTATTGGAACAATGCAAACAGAAATGATTATTAAAAAAGTTCTTCCTCATTTAAAACAACATTTCAATGCTATTTTAGCTGGATGAGACAAAACCTGAAAATATACTAATGAAATTCTTGGCTTAAATGAAAATAATGATGGCATTAATAAAAAATATCCTCAATATATTCATATCGCTAACGAAGATGACAGTGATGGTTATGCCAATGCTAGTAATGACCGAATAATGTTTCAAAATAGTACCTCAGCTGGGGAAAATTTGTTTTTAGACAAAATTAGTGATCAATGAGCATTCTGACATGAAACTGGTCATACCTATCAAAGTTCGCAATATAATTGAGGTGATGATTTGGGGGAAGTTACAAATAACATTAGTGCACTATATGTTCAAGAACATTTTAATATTCCACTACGAATTTTTAACTATGTTAAAGAAATTAAATTATTTTTCCAAACCCCAAGTGAAAAACGAGATTTCAGCATCATTAAGCAAGAACCTTTATGAGTTAGACTAGCAATGTTTTGACAACTACACATGGCATTTGGAGCAAACTTTTTCCCGCAATTAAATCAAACTTATCGAGCAATGCTTAATACTGAAAAAAGTGAATTTAATAATAAGCAATTTAAAATTCAGCAATTTATTATTCATACTTCGGAAATAACTGGCTATAATTTAATCCCTTTCTTTGAACAATGAGGCTTGCGTCCAACTACAGAAACTAAAAATATTATTAATCAATACCAACGTTTAACAAAACCAATTTGAAATAATATTATTGATGAATCAACTAAAGAACGCCCAATTGTTCAAAAAATTGTACCAATTAAAAAAGTAACATCTACTAAAGAATTTACTGCAAAAAATATAACAATAAATTTTGGGGATGAATTTAAAACAATGAGTGCAATTAAAAAAATTTTTACATTACCTAATTTAACTTCTAAAGAAAAAATAACCGTGTCTGCTAATTACAATTTAGCATTAAGTACATTAACTAAAAATCTAAGTCATCTTTCAGTTCCTGTTGAAGTGCAAGTTGCCGAAAAAAATAAAATTCCAAATATACAAATATATTTGTTTAATTTAAGCAAATTAAATAACACCATTAGATTCCAAGGAATAAGTGATGATTATAAAGGAGCAATGGGTTTAAATGCACAAGATAAATTAATTCGATTTTATGGTAATACTGATGAAATTCATTACTATTTTAGAAACGAAATGTACTATACTATTAAAATTAAAAATAGTACTGGTAAATTAATCAAAAATATGATTATTACTGGTAATCAAAATTTCAGTGAAATTATTAAAAAATATAATTTGACCGATGGGATTAAATATGATGAAAATTATCAAATTTCAATTATCCCTGCTGAAGGCAATCGTGTCCAAATTTTTAATAAAAATGAATATCAACCATTAAATGGCCCCAAAACATATATTATTAAAAATAATAATTTTGTTGAAATAAAATAA
- a CDS encoding lipoprotein yields MKKLLTILGSVTLIGNTSLLPISCTNKTSMKEKIDDNVPRELTTIKTIPTIGGIKTALKVYDKNINIDKFDVDILPGMQNAIIRYLPNENNLDYLTKEIHLEWTTNDLTKILSVTSLAYSSIDMPVYDENLVLNCINLLNGTALTVDDVDVSVNTSEHSAIIRAKQGRNFLGEVNIINENLTFDQLVKENELGTITINEEVYKDYTGDKKPLKPLTLGATVMEYLGDRNRAFTVYQNAFSSILLSAKLEYELFENEGTFSLTYNKNNIISPSSFKVHFNFIVNTNKYYLNANNEKIDPVGILDPTPTIKLKINWMLLPNDNFNLIRRKVIIATLGQEFINKYNDILDDEINVINVDYNKGVITLAPKAGSRLFEISDQKAKIMTKKVYYEVLAQFDISANNESGF; encoded by the coding sequence ATGAAAAAATTACTGACTATTTTAGGCAGTGTTACTTTAATTGGGAATACTAGTTTATTGCCAATTAGTTGTACAAATAAAACTAGTATGAAAGAAAAGATTGATGATAATGTTCCTCGGGAACTTACAACAATTAAAACAATTCCGACAATTGGTGGGATAAAAACAGCTTTAAAAGTTTATGATAAAAATATTAATATTGACAAATTTGATGTTGATATTTTACCAGGAATGCAAAATGCTATTATTCGTTATTTGCCAAATGAAAATAATTTAGATTATTTAACAAAAGAAATTCATTTAGAGTGAACAACTAATGATTTAACAAAGATTTTATCAGTGACTTCTTTGGCCTATAGTTCAATAGATATGCCAGTATATGATGAAAATTTAGTTTTAAACTGTATTAATTTATTAAATGGAACTGCTCTTACGGTTGATGATGTTGATGTCTCAGTAAACACCAGTGAACATTCTGCAATAATTCGTGCTAAACAGGGAAGAAACTTTCTTGGCGAAGTTAATATTATAAATGAAAATTTAACATTTGATCAGTTGGTTAAAGAAAATGAATTAGGGACAATTACAATTAATGAAGAAGTTTATAAGGACTATACGGGGGATAAGAAACCGCTTAAGCCTTTGACATTAGGAGCAACAGTTATGGAGTATCTTGGTGATCGTAATCGGGCTTTTACAGTTTATCAAAACGCTTTTAGTTCAATTTTATTGTCAGCAAAACTTGAATATGAATTATTTGAAAATGAAGGAACATTTTCTTTAACTTATAACAAAAATAACATTATTAGTCCTTCTTCATTTAAAGTTCATTTTAATTTTATTGTTAATACGAATAAATATTATTTAAATGCAAATAATGAAAAAATAGACCCAGTTGGTATTTTAGATCCAACCCCAACAATAAAACTAAAAATCAATTGAATGCTTTTACCAAACGATAATTTTAATCTTATTAGAAGAAAAGTAATTATTGCAACTTTAGGACAAGAATTTATTAATAAATATAATGATATTTTAGATGATGAAATTAATGTTATTAATGTGGATTACAATAAAGGAGTTATAACTTTAGCGCCCAAAGCTGGATCACGATTGTTTGAGATTAGTGATCAAAAAGCAAAAATTATGACAAAAAAAGTATATTATGAAGTATTAGCTCAATTTGATATTTCTGCTAATAACGAAAGTGGTTTCTAA
- the tpiA gene encoding triose-phosphate isomerase, with protein MRKPIIIGNWKMHKTTSETIKFLNQVDAACANLSLEAGVAVPYVNLAVAKQHANNLIITAQNCHYEDFGAFTGEISVDMLEDLKITHVIIGHSERREMFNETDETVNLKAKKLLAKGMVPIICCGETLQQYENNETQQIVEKQITKAFQGIDLEAAKTVVIAYEPIWAIGTGKTATAEIAQKVCAIIRAKIADLYDDVVANVIRIQYGGSVKPDNIKELLAQPDIDGALVGGASLEPQTFLGLVK; from the coding sequence ATGCGAAAACCAATTATTATTGGAAATTGAAAAATGCATAAAACAACTAGTGAAACAATTAAGTTTTTAAACCAAGTTGATGCTGCTTGTGCTAATTTATCATTAGAAGCGGGAGTGGCAGTACCATATGTTAACTTAGCTGTTGCAAAGCAACATGCTAATAATTTAATTATTACAGCGCAAAATTGTCATTATGAAGATTTTGGAGCCTTTACGGGTGAAATTTCAGTTGATATGTTAGAAGATCTAAAAATAACCCATGTTATTATTGGCCACTCTGAACGTCGGGAAATGTTTAATGAAACTGATGAAACTGTTAATTTAAAAGCAAAAAAATTATTAGCAAAAGGTATGGTACCAATTATTTGTTGTGGTGAAACATTACAACAATATGAAAACAATGAGACACAACAAATTGTTGAAAAGCAAATTACAAAAGCTTTTCAGGGAATTGATTTGGAAGCTGCAAAAACAGTTGTTATTGCCTATGAACCAATTTGAGCAATTGGAACTGGAAAAACAGCAACAGCTGAAATTGCTCAGAAAGTTTGTGCAATAATTCGCGCTAAAATTGCCGATCTTTATGATGATGTAGTAGCAAATGTAATTCGAATTCAATATGGTGGTAGTGTTAAACCAGATAATATTAAGGAATTATTAGCACAACCCGATATTGATGGTGCTTTAGTTGGGGGAGCTAGTTTAGAACCCCAGACTTTCTTGGGATTAGTAAAATAA
- a CDS encoding rhodanese-like domain-containing protein yields MFFSAFQTKYNTKSIRKLPKINNSEKWLIIDVRPKEEWIESHITNSINIPHHLFRLIYSKKIVKDKKILFVSSAGHSHLDLYRLLKKHNFKVYILLGGWKKVHQTDELDKILTYNPID; encoded by the coding sequence ATGTTTTTTTCAGCATTTCAGACGAAATATAATACAAAATCAATTAGAAAATTACCCAAAATTAATAATTCGGAAAAATGGTTAATTATTGATGTACGACCAAAAGAAGAATGAATTGAAAGTCATATTACTAATAGCATTAATATTCCTCACCATTTATTTCGTTTAATTTATTCAAAAAAAATTGTGAAGGATAAAAAAATTCTTTTTGTCTCAAGTGCTGGTCATTCGCATCTTGACTTATATCGCTTACTAAAAAAACATAATTTTAAAGTTTATATTTTACTAGGTGGCTGAAAAAAAGTTCACCAGACTGATGAACTTGATAAAATCTTAACTTATAACCCTATTGATTAA
- a CDS encoding APC family permease gives MGKTKKHVKLFEFLTVFSTAVGITIGIGIYLKNDTSEGHVLYFTQNPYLAIALWILVGILGIAMIMVFIEIASINTKSGNGTLASWANVLIGRKVGSLFSIFYIFFYFPILLGIFPIFSINAMFDALEITSITKATQNAIAISVGSVLLIMFYLLNIFLRNVGKWIQTIGTFVKFIPLLVSLVIGFIVPMNGNVFDSFKELKFGNFFMGILPVLFSFDGFIYAAGLQKEVSNKNVVPKALFVAMVFITIFYLIQVVSLFLGTNDGSVFTLFKNIIGGPIARVLTWFIVITALMSINGLTFVSPALGQTVQDERLIYIGKRELSYQQIGLIQMAITVSFNLIIMGTSLGVKNDPLYLLDISSNAVSFVAFICYISLIVAIWVNRYTKRVEVTTVKGMYYYAGFAIFFLLVSIGYIIYSFVAFNSNHNTLYSLVGIIGGSLILWGINELLLNKTMPPVPYQIKTPVINKINQ, from the coding sequence ATGGGAAAAACGAAGAAACATGTTAAGTTATTTGAATTCTTAACTGTTTTTTCAACGGCTGTTGGAATTACAATCGGAATTGGAATTTATTTAAAAAATGATACTTCTGAGGGCCATGTTTTATATTTTACTCAAAATCCATATCTAGCAATTGCATTATGAATTTTAGTTGGAATTTTAGGAATTGCAATGATTATGGTTTTTATTGAGATTGCTTCCATTAATACAAAGAGTGGAAATGGAACGTTAGCATCTTGGGCCAATGTTTTAATTGGTCGTAAAGTTGGCAGTTTATTTTCAATCTTTTATATTTTTTTCTACTTTCCAATCTTATTAGGAATTTTTCCAATTTTTAGTATTAACGCAATGTTTGATGCGTTAGAAATAACGAGTATTACAAAAGCAACTCAGAACGCAATTGCCATTAGTGTGGGTAGTGTTCTTTTAATAATGTTTTACTTATTAAATATTTTTTTACGAAATGTTGGTAAATGAATACAAACAATTGGGACCTTTGTTAAATTTATTCCATTATTAGTAAGTTTAGTTATTGGTTTTATTGTTCCAATGAATGGAAATGTGTTTGATAGTTTTAAAGAATTAAAATTTGGAAATTTCTTTATGGGTATTTTACCGGTATTATTTTCATTTGATGGTTTTATTTATGCAGCAGGATTACAAAAAGAAGTTTCTAACAAAAATGTCGTGCCAAAAGCATTATTTGTTGCAATGGTTTTTATTACAATTTTTTATTTAATTCAAGTTGTTTCATTATTTTTAGGAACAAACGATGGAAGTGTTTTTACTTTATTTAAGAATATTATTGGTGGTCCAATTGCGCGTGTTTTAACTTGGTTTATTGTTATTACCGCTTTGATGAGTATTAATGGTTTAACATTTGTTTCACCAGCATTGGGACAAACTGTTCAAGATGAACGTCTTATTTATATTGGTAAAAGAGAACTAAGTTATCAACAAATTGGTTTAATTCAAATGGCAATTACAGTTAGTTTTAACTTAATTATTATGGGAACTAGTTTAGGAGTTAAGAACGATCCACTTTATTTATTAGATATATCTTCAAATGCAGTTAGTTTTGTTGCATTTATTTGTTATATTAGTTTAATTGTTGCAATATGAGTAAATCGTTATACAAAACGTGTTGAAGTAACCACAGTAAAAGGAATGTATTACTATGCGGGGTTTGCGATTTTCTTTTTACTAGTTTCGATTGGATATATTATTTATAGTTTTGTTGCATTTAATAGTAATCATAATACATTGTATAGTTTAGTGGGTATTATTGGGGGAAGTTTAATTTTATGAGGAATTAATGAATTATTATTAAATAAAACAATGCCACCCGTTCCGTACCAAATAAAAACCCCAGTGATTAATAAAATTAATCAATAG
- the whiA gene encoding DNA-binding protein WhiA, translating to MSFALEVKEEIVKKEFDPICQKAFLCGFVKYNMTLNISNHYFNFEVSSISNAIIRTIYAFFKNLYQVEIDIIIMQTTKLKKNKTFILRIKERAAEILKDLAIFDADTNQKIISIPGDWNERQQRAYIAGIFVACGSVNSPETSNYHLEVQFIDEVAAQTFRKLLHKFHFPFKIITRHDKYVCYLKKSILVSDFLKLIDAINSVLAFENTRISRDMVNSINRLNNIEISNQQKAMKAGEEQVIMINYLIEHNLFDELNDNTRKVALLRITYPDASLQDLSVLLESDHNLEISKSGVNHLFREIKKKYYENQK from the coding sequence ATGAGTTTTGCGTTAGAAGTTAAAGAAGAAATTGTTAAAAAAGAATTTGACCCAATTTGTCAGAAAGCTTTTTTATGTGGTTTTGTTAAATATAATATGACATTAAATATTAGTAACCATTATTTTAATTTTGAAGTTAGTTCAATTAGTAATGCCATTATTCGCACAATTTATGCATTCTTTAAAAATTTATATCAAGTTGAGATTGACATTATTATTATGCAAACAACAAAATTAAAGAAAAATAAAACGTTTATTTTGCGAATTAAAGAACGGGCAGCTGAAATTTTAAAAGACTTAGCAATTTTTGATGCTGATACCAATCAAAAGATTATTAGCATTCCAGGTGATTGAAATGAACGTCAACAGCGTGCTTATATTGCTGGAATTTTTGTTGCGTGTGGAAGTGTCAATTCGCCCGAAACAAGTAATTATCACTTAGAAGTACAGTTTATTGATGAAGTTGCAGCACAGACGTTTCGCAAATTATTACACAAATTTCATTTTCCGTTTAAAATAATTACACGCCACGATAAATATGTTTGTTATCTTAAGAAATCAATTTTAGTTTCTGATTTTCTAAAGTTAATTGATGCGATTAATAGTGTCTTAGCATTTGAAAATACCCGAATTTCGCGTGATATGGTCAACAGTATTAACCGATTAAATAACATTGAAATTTCAAATCAGCAGAAAGCTATGAAAGCAGGCGAAGAACAAGTAATTATGATTAACTATTTGATAGAACATAATTTGTTTGACGAATTAAATGATAATACAAGGAAAGTTGCTTTATTACGAATTACTTATCCTGATGCATCATTGCAGGATCTTTCTGTTTTATTGGAAAGTGACCATAATTTAGAAATTTCAAAATCAGGAGTTAACCATCTTTTCCGTGAAATTAAGAAAAAATATTATGAAAACCAAAAGTAA
- the secA gene encoding preprotein translocase subunit SecA has protein sequence MAVSDRSIVRKHGKIADKIIALDGAMQALSDEALKAKTTEFKEKLAQGVTLDNILVEAFAVAREAARRILGLHAYRVQLIGGIVLHEGDVAEMKTGEGKTLTALMPTYLNGLTGKGVHVVTVNEYLSKRDSEINGQVFSFLGLTVGLNTRSGNKDEKRAAYSCDITYTTNAELGFDYLRDNMVKSFSDKVQRGLNYAIIDEADSILIDESRTPLIISGGRQNRIPQYQAADHFAKSLSRENDLEIDLETKQVYLTPEGISKAEKIFSINSLFDIKNTELYHLILNALKANFVFKNGVEYVVQNNEIILIDQFTGRLMPGRAYSDGLQQSLQAKEHVEIEQETVTMATITYQNFFRLYNKLSGMTGTAKTEEEEFVKIYNMRVIQIPTNRPLIRRDEADYMFANRDAKMQAMMKEILTLHEKGQPILIGTTSVESSEIVSHYLRNANLKFEMLNAKNHEREADIIAQAGEKGAITLATNMAGRGTDIKLGTGVTELGGLAVFGVERNEARRIDNQLRGRSGRQGDPGFSRFYVAMDDELMMRFGGDRLRRIFARLGSDFIHSRMLTRAISNAQKKVEGMNFDQRKHILDYDNVLAQHREAMYARRDQILTANDLKPIIKKMQYSAAYDLTKMFGNQSHGEWFIHYDELIKGVNDKVVANNALDKTTMEKMTREEVAKYLAEKMNAFYQARTEDVPPDVMNQIERNAIISSFDEYWTKHIDQASKLRSGIYLRSYAQTNPLHAYVEEAAKLFEHMQLSIAHEVVIKLANVVIRKVEDGGIEPLQDSEQEVREFKQKG, from the coding sequence ATGGCAGTTAGCGATCGTAGTATTGTAAGAAAACATGGAAAAATAGCGGATAAAATTATCGCATTAGATGGAGCAATGCAAGCATTATCTGATGAAGCATTAAAAGCAAAAACAACGGAATTTAAAGAAAAATTGGCACAAGGTGTAACATTAGATAATATTTTAGTTGAAGCGTTTGCAGTGGCACGAGAAGCAGCCCGTCGTATTTTGGGTTTACATGCCTATCGTGTGCAATTAATTGGGGGAATTGTTTTACATGAGGGTGATGTTGCTGAAATGAAAACCGGAGAAGGAAAAACATTAACTGCTTTAATGCCAACATATTTAAATGGTTTAACTGGGAAAGGAGTGCATGTTGTTACTGTTAATGAATATTTATCAAAACGGGATTCAGAGATTAATGGACAAGTGTTTTCATTTTTAGGTTTAACAGTAGGATTAAATACGCGTAGTGGTAATAAAGATGAAAAAAGAGCAGCATATAGTTGTGATATTACTTACACAACTAACGCTGAATTGGGATTTGATTATTTACGTGATAATATGGTCAAAAGTTTTAGTGATAAAGTACAGCGCGGATTAAACTATGCTATTATTGATGAAGCTGACTCAATTTTAATTGATGAATCAAGAACGCCTTTAATTATTTCGGGGGGTCGACAAAATCGGATTCCACAGTATCAAGCAGCTGATCATTTTGCAAAATCATTGTCACGAGAAAATGATCTTGAAATTGATTTAGAAACAAAACAAGTTTATTTAACCCCAGAGGGAATTTCAAAAGCAGAAAAGATTTTTTCAATTAATTCTTTATTTGATATTAAAAATACAGAATTATATCATTTAATTTTAAATGCTTTAAAAGCTAATTTTGTTTTTAAAAACGGTGTTGAATATGTTGTTCAAAATAATGAAATTATTTTAATTGACCAGTTTACTGGGCGATTAATGCCAGGACGTGCATATAGTGATGGTTTACAACAATCATTACAAGCAAAAGAGCATGTGGAAATTGAACAAGAAACAGTAACAATGGCAACTATTACTTATCAAAACTTTTTCCGTTTATACAATAAATTAAGTGGAATGACCGGAACGGCAAAAACAGAAGAAGAAGAATTTGTTAAAATTTATAATATGCGAGTAATCCAAATCCCAACTAATCGTCCATTAATTCGTCGCGATGAAGCGGATTATATGTTTGCTAATCGTGATGCAAAAATGCAAGCAATGATGAAAGAAATTTTAACTTTACATGAAAAAGGACAACCAATTTTAATTGGAACAACTTCGGTTGAATCATCAGAAATTGTGTCGCATTATTTACGCAATGCTAATTTAAAATTTGAAATGTTAAATGCTAAAAACCATGAACGTGAAGCGGATATTATTGCTCAAGCTGGTGAAAAAGGGGCAATTACCCTAGCTACAAATATGGCCGGACGGGGAACTGACATTAAATTAGGAACAGGAGTAACTGAACTTGGTGGATTGGCTGTGTTTGGGGTTGAACGAAATGAAGCTCGTCGGATTGATAATCAGTTGCGTGGACGGTCAGGACGACAAGGAGATCCCGGGTTTTCACGTTTTTATGTCGCAATGGATGATGAGTTAATGATGCGTTTTGGTGGTGATCGTTTACGCCGAATTTTTGCAAGACTGGGATCAGACTTTATTCATTCAAGAATGTTAACAAGGGCAATTTCAAATGCGCAGAAAAAAGTTGAAGGGATGAACTTTGACCAACGAAAACATATTTTAGATTATGATAATGTTCTGGCACAACATCGTGAGGCGATGTATGCTCGTCGTGATCAAATTCTAACAGCTAATGATTTAAAACCAATTATTAAAAAGATGCAATATTCAGCAGCCTATGATTTAACAAAAATGTTTGGAAATCAATCTCATGGGGAATGATTTATTCATTATGATGAGTTAATAAAAGGGGTTAATGATAAAGTTGTTGCAAATAATGCGTTAGATAAAACAACAATGGAAAAAATGACCCGTGAAGAAGTCGCAAAATATCTGGCAGAGAAAATGAATGCCTTTTATCAAGCACGGACAGAAGATGTTCCTCCTGATGTGATGAATCAAATTGAACGAAATGCTATCATTTCTTCGTTTGATGAATATTGAACAAAACACATTGATCAAGCAAGTAAATTACGAAGCGGGATTTATTTACGTAGTTATGCTCAAACTAATCCATTGCATGCTTATGTTGAAGAAGCAGCAAAATTATTTGAACATATGCAATTATCAATTGCCCATGAAGTTGTTATTAAATTAGCAAATGTTGTAATCCGAAAAGTTGAGGACGGGGGAATTGAACCATTACAAGATTCAGAACAAGAAGTTCGTGAATTTAAACAAAAAGGTTAA
- a CDS encoding AsnC family transcriptional regulator, which produces MIRLDEIDRDIIEQLQKNSRISVRKISKIINISEKTIRIRINKLMTQNIIKPICIVNPNAFGYVNFVDIFFKINADVDIKVLQEWLHNKVYVSYLSRHWHDQDFAIQCWFQSGKEMINFISELESYPGILDVRYYLISEILWDSYSWKPEDRNYV; this is translated from the coding sequence ATGATAAGACTAGATGAAATAGATCGTGATATTATTGAACAATTACAAAAAAATAGTCGAATTTCAGTGCGTAAAATTAGTAAAATAATTAATATTTCTGAAAAAACAATTCGAATTCGTATTAATAAATTAATGACACAAAACATTATTAAGCCCATTTGTATTGTTAACCCAAATGCGTTTGGCTATGTTAATTTTGTTGATATTTTTTTTAAAATTAATGCTGATGTTGATATTAAAGTTTTGCAAGAATGATTACATAATAAAGTTTATGTTTCATATTTATCACGCCATTGGCATGATCAAGATTTTGCCATTCAATGTTGGTTTCAATCAGGGAAAGAGATGATTAATTTTATTAGTGAATTAGAGAGTTACCCTGGGATTTTAGATGTTAGATATTATTTAATTAGTGAGATCTTATGGGATTCTTACTCATGAAAACCAGAGGATCGAAATTATGTTTAA
- the argF gene encoding ornithine carbamoyltransferase: protein MNQLRHFIDTQDFSKNEILDLLTLMRKLKTARYNGAIPPLLQNKTLAMIFEEPSTRTRVSFETAMTLLGGHAQYLKPGEIHLGRKESLYDTIKVLSHMTDGILIRAWKHETVEAIAKNADVPVFNGLSDYNHPTQALCDLFTILEHTDPTLYLNNDFSKLKIVFIGDRTNVCSSLMHITTKMGMNFVHIAPKKYQSPPAWIDIAKANIKANNSGSVLVTEDLNYVKDANIIYTDLWWWVDQEDEADERVKAFKPTYQITNALMTKAGPQARFMHCLPASRNIEVMDEVIDGTQSIVFQQAENRLTAQLALLVYFIYPRLDIATEATKNYHTGDITSWLDDIKRPWKQRYTFNHQE from the coding sequence ATGAACCAATTACGACACTTTATTGATACCCAAGATTTTAGTAAAAATGAAATCTTAGATTTATTAACACTAATGCGAAAACTAAAAACGGCTCGTTATAATGGTGCTATTCCACCTTTATTGCAAAATAAAACATTAGCTATGATTTTTGAAGAACCTTCAACAAGAACAAGGGTTTCTTTTGAAACAGCAATGACATTATTGGGAGGACATGCCCAATACTTAAAACCTGGTGAAATCCACCTTGGTCGAAAAGAATCCCTTTATGACACAATTAAAGTTTTATCTCATATGACTGATGGAATTTTAATCCGTGCCTGAAAACACGAAACAGTAGAGGCAATTGCCAAAAATGCTGATGTTCCTGTTTTTAATGGCCTAAGTGATTATAATCATCCAACACAAGCTTTGTGCGATTTATTTACCATCTTAGAACACACTGACCCAACATTATATTTGAATAATGACTTTAGCAAATTAAAAATTGTGTTCATCGGTGATCGTACCAATGTTTGTAGTTCGCTAATGCACATTACAACAAAAATGGGAATGAACTTTGTTCATATTGCTCCCAAAAAATATCAATCACCACCAGCATGAATTGATATTGCCAAAGCAAACATTAAAGCAAACAATAGCGGTAGCGTTTTAGTTACTGAAGACTTAAATTATGTCAAAGATGCTAATATTATTTATACCGATTTATGATGATGAGTTGACCAGGAAGATGAAGCAGATGAACGCGTAAAAGCCTTTAAACCAACTTATCAAATTACCAATGCATTAATGACAAAAGCGGGACCACAAGCAAGATTTATGCACTGTTTACCAGCTTCACGAAATATTGAAGTTATGGATGAAGTTATTGACGGAACTCAATCAATTGTTTTTCAACAAGCAGAAAATCGTTTAACAGCACAACTTGCCTTGTTAGTTTACTTTATTTATCCTCGTCTTGATATCGCCACCGAAGCTACAAAAAACTACCATACTGGTGATATTACTAGTTGACTAGATGATATCAAACGCCCATGAAAACAACGTTACACTTTTAACCACCAAGAATAA